A genomic stretch from Coffea arabica cultivar ET-39 chromosome 10c, Coffea Arabica ET-39 HiFi, whole genome shotgun sequence includes:
- the LOC140016268 gene encoding replication factor A protein 1-like, whose product MGTPTRKQKFVFYDSEGSRVEGIIFNDDIPRMSQILQVFKKYRISNAEVRPIPSKFQTSELTVQWVISSRTVIDEIADDDEVMPVKFCYSKFTDLVQHMDDKTRSVDMLGVVISALERKTVIKNSRQSDVQKFVLLNEE is encoded by the exons ATGGGAACACCGACAAGAAAGCAGAAATTTGTTTTCTATGATTCAGAG GGATCAAGAGTCGAAGGAATCATCTTCAATGATGACATTCCTAGAATGAGCCAGATCTtgcaagtttttaaaaaatatagaaTCTCCAATGCTGAGGTCAGACCTATACCGTCAAAATTTCAGACATCTGAGCTTACCGTTCAATGGGTTATCAGCAGCAGGACTGTTATTGACGAAATTGCTGATGATGATGAAGTCATGCCTGTAAAATTCTGCTATTCAAAGTTTACTGACTTAGTTCAACACATGGATGACAAAACTAGATCAGTGG ACATGCTGGGAGTTGTGATCAGCGCGCTTGAGAGGAAAACAGTTATCAAGAACTCAAGGCAATCAGATGTTCAGAAATTTGTCCTGCTTAACGAAGAGTAA
- the LOC140016267 gene encoding uncharacterized protein: MCCKNCCRSTAANYQIEFTCNSSKERHPAVPRCHFDVDLTDDTSMIPASIFGELAENLLTFSALENVELPLEFVHKELKSKMFLLHIKPVQTQLADARQRYTIIYYSEINDDVDSVRLTSEPKDGSLFPGKESDTIQLATPGENSARSKVCVRLSERFDGPQSTEANEDENAECSSTKKQKIN; the protein is encoded by the exons ATGTGCTGTAAAAATTGTTGTCGATCTACAGCAGCAAACTACCAAATTGAGTTTACCTGTAACTCAAGCAAAGAGAGACACCCTGCAGTGCCTAG ATGCCACTTTGATGTTGATTTGACCGATGACACCAGTATGATACCAGCTTCAATTTTTGGCGAATTAGCAGAGAACCTACTGACGTTTAGTGCACTGGAA AATGTTGAACTTCCCCTCGAGTTTGTCCACAAGGAGCTTAAATCAAAGATGTTTCTACTTCACATCAAACCTGTGCAAACACAGCTGGCAGATGCAAGGCAGCGCTACACAATTATATACTACTCTGAAATTAATGATGATGTCGATTCTGTCCGGTTAACAAGTGAACCAAAAGATGGCTCTCTCTTTCCTGGCAAAGAATCTGACACTATACAGCTCGCGACTCCAG GAGAGAATAGTGCTCGTTCAAAGGTTTGTGTTCGGCTTTCTGAAAGGTTTGATGGACCACAAAGcactgaagcaaatgaggatgAAAATGCAGAGTGCAGCTCTACCAAGAAGCAAAAAATCAACTGA
- the LOC113713865 gene encoding ATP-dependent DNA helicase PIF1-like produces MGKSIADFHFVSDELSPGYTERLTKEIESKRNLVVPPDDLLLPQMLNSNQKLAYDLIIKACSSLEGQAFFVDDFGGTDKTFLYRALLATLRSQNHVALAVATFGIAASILPGVRTAHSRFKIPLDFSKTKSCQLSKQSSAAKLISESKLILWDEASMAKRDTIEAFDKLLKDLMDSDLPFGGKVIVFCGDFR; encoded by the coding sequence ATGGGCAAAAGCATTGCTGATTTTCACTTTGTCTCTGATGAACTTTCACCTGGTTACACTGAGAGGTTGACAAAAGAGATTGAAAGTAAAAGGAACTTAGTAGTACCACCCGATGATCTGTTGTTGCCTCAGATGTTGAATTCTAACCAAAAACTTGCCTATGATCTAATCATAAAAGCATGTTCTTCCTTAGAAGGCCAAGCATTTTTCGTTGATGACTTTGGCGGCACCGATAAAACATTCTTGTACCGGGCACTTCTCGCAACTTTGCGATCACAGAACCATGTTGCACTTGCAGTTGCAACATTTGGAATTGCAGCATCGATCCTTCCTGGCGTAAGGACGGCTCACTCGAGATTCAAGATACCACTtgatttctcaaaaactaagaGTTGTCAGCTTAGTAAACAGAGCTCTGCTGCAAAACTCATTTCTGAATCTAAGCTTATTTTGTGGGATGAGGCTTCGATGGCTAAGCGGGACACAATTGAAGCATTTGACAAGTTGCTGAAAGATTTAATGGACTCTGATTTGCCATTTGGAGGAAAGGTAATAGTTTTTTGTGGAGATTTTCGGTAG
- the LOC140015726 gene encoding uncharacterized protein → MRAMLDPGFSQFLLRVGEGREPVDGEGEINLSSDIVIPYYDKEESLNRLIESVFPDLNLYSQDPYNLINRCILVPKNSSVDELNEIMIRRFPGTLQTYISLDKTVDQRHQGDYEDFLNFQNPKGLPPHKLLLKENCLLMLLRNLNPAEGLCNSIRLICRELGQHTISAEIVFGHHRGKRVFISRIPLQTPDNDKNEIAFMRLQFPVRLCFALTINKSQG, encoded by the exons ATGCGAGCTATGCTTGATCCAGGATTTTCACAATTTCTTTTAAGAGTAGGAGAGGGAAGGGAGCCTGTTGATGGTGAAGGTGAAATAAATTTATCATCGGATATAGTTATTCCTTATTACGATAAAGAGGAGTCTTTAAACAG GTTAATAGAAAGCGtctttccagatttgaacctctattcGCAGGATCCTTATAACCTGATAAATAGGTGCATCCTTGTTCCTAAAAATAGCTCAGTTGATGAGCTCAATGAAATAATGATTAGGAGATTTCCTGGAACCCTTCAAACTTATATTAGCTTGGACAAGACTGTTGATCAACGACACCAAGGCGATTATGAGGACTTCCTCAATTTTCAGAATCCTAAAGGTCTCCCTCCTCATAAGTTGCTGTTGAAGGAAAACTGTCTGCTAATGCTTCTAAGAAATTTAAATCCAGCTGAAGGTCTATGCAATAGCATAAGGTTAATATGTCGAGAACTTGGTCAGCACACAATTTCTGCAGAGATTGTTTTTGGCCATCATCGAGGCAAAAGAGTTTTTATTTCAAGGATACCTCTTCAAACGCCTGACAATGACAAAAATGAGATTGCATTCATGAGACTGCAGTTTCCTGTCCGCCTTTGCTTCGCTTTGACCATCAATAAATCACAGGGTTAA